The following nucleotide sequence is from Diospyros lotus cultivar Yz01 chromosome 3, ASM1463336v1, whole genome shotgun sequence.
GCAAAGAAATTGGTGTCGTAGTATACCATACCGAATGATAAAAGGGAATTTCAAAGTCCCTTCTAATCTTCCAGAATTTGCTGTCGCTCAAGCTCGATAACATTTTCACTCAAAGAATTCATAGATCCATTCATAGTCTCATTAGTACTCCGACATTGTAGCAATTGTTCCTTAAGACTCCGGACAAGCTCATTGAGTCTCTGAATGTTCTTTTCTTGCGATAAGATTATCTGCAACAAGAATTGAGCATTCACTAGAAAGCAATTTTATCTCAGATAATGCAGAAGACAAAAATGCCACATACCACTTTCGGGTAAAACAGTTCGAGAGCCATTTTCTCACACCAAAGTGGCATACGATATGCACAAAACATAAAAGCTACCAACTCCCATTAATGTTTCACTGTTTCTTCGGTACATTATTTTCAGTATGAAAAGTGaaaagttaaaagttaaaactGCAACCTTAAGTTCTAAACCATTTACTCCCGTGTAGGGTAAAACTTAATTGCGGCATTCATCAAGCATAGAGTCACGTAAATATCTGACACATCCCTTATGTTGTCCCCCTAACATGCATTCTAGGGTTTCCAGTACATAATCATGCACATCATACTGTTACAAGCATGAAGCTCACTGATGTAGTTTTGTCCCTATAGATGATGCTCTTTGAAGCACTAAATACAATTGAATGCAGATGATAATACACTTTCATCTAGCTATGCACAACAATTAAAAACCaggccaaaaaagaaaaagagcaaCAACTAGATTTGCATTTGACATAATTGATTCCTTCTATTACAAACAgcttttctatttcattttgaaGTCAATAACATCATCATATGACATGTTCTTCAACAGTTAGACTGATATATTGATTGATGTTACATGTGAGACGAACAGGAATAAACCACTGTCCAGTCACTTGTAAAGGCCTGCAGCCCCACTTATTCAGTTTTTGGTGTACAGCATTGATATCAATAGTGTCACAAGTGTTTTACTCTTGGAGTTGGGGTTGCCTGAGGCACAGGCCCAAGCATGCTTGGATGCTACTACTTTTCCTGTTATTAGTGCTTCTCGCATAAGGGACTGGATACCTTCTAAAGACAGTTTATTCACTTATTATTCCCATTTCCTTATTGGTGTGGTGGAGAGAAGACAACCTTGATCTCTGTTCTTTGGCGCAGCTTCTGAGAAGCTTTCCATTCTCAAAATACATAGctttttccttcttctattCAAGGTTTGCCCCACTTTCGGCATTTGTTCAACATCATTCAAAA
It contains:
- the LOC127798252 gene encoding uncharacterized protein LOC127798252, which gives rise to MSRPMLLVFLLLVLIITSQFEWKQQLVSDIDATPSVSPKQQQISKREEVKEKIILSQEKNIQRLNELVRSLKEQLLQCRSTNETMNGSMNSLSENVIELERQQILED